CTCCCTCGACCTGGTAAGCGTGAATCCGGTTGTGGATCTACACAACCGTGAATGGCCGATCCACACCTACTACAAACAAGGGCCGCCCGCGAAATTCGTCTTCGCCGACGAGAAATCGCGGCGCGTGGGTATCGCCACCGACTCGCTGGTCAGCGAGGGCTGCATCGTCAGCGGCGGTCATATCGACCGCACGATCCTGAGCCCCTTCGTGCGCATCAACAGTTACAGCCAAGTGGAAGAGAGCGTGATTTTCGAGGGCGTCGATGTGGGTCGCTACGCGCGGATTCGCCGGGCGGTTATCGACAAATTCGTCAAAATCCCCCCGCACATGGAGATCGGCATCGACCACGACAAAGATCGCGAACGGGGCTTTACCGTCACGGCGGGGGGAATCACGGTCATTCCCCGCGGCACGGTGATTGAGTGAGGCCGCGATGACCCAGCCGCTGCGTGTCGCTTTCCTTTGGCACATGCACCAGCCTTATTATCTCGACGACCCAACGGGCGACATTCTGCTGCCCTGGGTGCGTCTGCACGCCACCAAGGCGTATCACGACATGAACGCCATGCTCACCCGGCACCCGGAGATGGCGTGCACGATCAACGTCGTGCCCAGCCTGTTGGCCCAAATCAGCGCTTACGGCGAGCGCGACGATCTCGACGACACCTTCCTGCGTCTGTCCCGCACCAGCGCCGCCGATTTGACCGAAGAGGAACGCCGCTTCGTTCTGCGCTACTTCTTCATGTCCAATTGGGACACGATGGTGCGCCGCCACCCAGGATACGCGCGGCTGCTCGACCGCCGCGGCCACAACGTCTACGACGACACGATTGACCGGGCCGTAAAGCTGTTTTCCACCCAGGACCTGCGCGATCTGCAAGTGTGGTTCAACCTCTCGTGGTTCGGTTTCACGGCCCAACGGGACAAGCGTATTGCGCCGCTGATTCGCAAAGGCACGGGTTTCTCCGAAGTCGAGAAGGCTTTGGTACTCGACGTGCAGGCCGAAATCGTCAATCAAATCATTCCGGCCTGGAAGAAGCTGCTCGAAGACGGTCGCGTCGAAATTTCCACGACGCCGATGTATCACCCGATTCTGCCCATTCTGGTCGGCTCGGAAGTCGTGCGACGCAGCATGCCCAACGCCCGCCTCCCCGGCGAATTCGCGTTTCCCGCCGACGCCAAGGCTCAGATCGACCGCGGCGTCGCGTATTACACCGAGCTGTTCGGCCAGGCTCCGGCGGGGATGTGGCCCAGCGAGGGATCCGTTTGCCCGGAATTGATACCCTTCTGGAGTGAGGCGGGGCTCAAGTGGGTCGCGACCGACGAGGCGGTCCTGTTCCGGTCGTTGGGTGGCGCGCCGCGCAGCGCCTTGTTCGAGCCCTACATCGCGCGACACGGCGAGACGGAAGTGGCCGTGTTTTTCCGCGACCGCTATTTGTCGGACCTCATCGGCTTCACCTACGCGAAAAACGACCCGAGCACCGCCGTGGCCGATTTCATCGGCCATTTGTCGCGTATCCAGCAAAGTGCCCCCGGCGGCACCGTCAGCATCATTCTCGACGGCGAGAACCCTTGGGAATACTACCCTGACGGCGGCGAGCGTTTTCTTGACCTCTTGTACTCGCAATTGGTTGCCGATACGCGCTTCCGGCCAGTGTCGCTGCGCCAGGCTCTGGACGAACATCCGCCGCGCAAGACCATCGACCGCCTGCATAGCGGCAGTTGGATCAACGCGGATTTCGGCATTTGGATCGGTGGTCGGGAAGAAAACCAAGGGTGGGCGCTGATCGATCGCACGCGGTCGCATTTGGTCGAGCGCCAACAATCCGGCGGCGTCGATGAGAAAACCCTCGCGGCGGCCTTCGAGCAGTTGTATCAGGCCGAGGGTTCCGACTGGTTTTGGTGGTACGACGACGACTTCACCAGCGACAATGACGCCGACTTCGATCACCTGTTCCGGCAGAAGCTCGCCAACGCTCACCGAGCCCTAGGCGAAACGCCGCCGCACTACCTTGAAGAGCCGATCCACGTCACGCGCCGCGAGGTCCTGGTATCGATGCCGTTAGCATTGATTCAGCCGGAAATCGATGGCAAGGTGACGCACTTTTACGAGTGGGCCGATGCGGGTGCCCTCGACCTGTCCAAGGCGCGCGGCAGCATGCATCTATCCAAAAGTTTGTTGGATGGCCTGTATTTCGGTTTCGATACCGAGCGCTTTTATCTGCGTCTCGACCCCTCGGCCGAGTTACTCGGATTCAGCGCCGACCTGGAGATTCGCGTGCACTTCGTCAACAAGCGGGAGTGGCAAATTCGTCTGCCGCTGGTGCTTGCCGAGGGCGCGCCGCGTCACTTTTCGCTTTGGGAGCCCGACAGTGAAGGCTCCTGGCGGTTGGTGGGCAACGAGGGTAAAGTCGGCGCGTTCGACGTCGTGGAAATCGCCGTACCGACAAGTTTACTGAATTGGGAGGTCGGCGAGAAAATCGGCTTCGTGGTCCAGATCGTCAAAGGTGACGTCGAGGAAGACCGCTTTCCGAAAAACGGCCGTATCTCCGTCACCATCCCCGATGCCGGCTACGACAGCGTCAACTGGAGTGTGTAGCGAGAGACTGAGAAGTCTTCGGGAGAGAAACACCTGTGAATAAAAAAGTGCGCTTGACCTTCGGACTGCACAACCATCAACCCGTCGGCAACTTCGGCCACGTGATGATTGAATCGTTCGAGAAATGTTACCGACCGCTGCTGGAGAAGCTCGCCGAGCATCCAACCATCAAAGCCTCGCTGCATTACAGCGGCTGTTTACTCGAATGGATGGAAGCCAACCACCCCGAGTACATCGACACGTTGGCGGCCATGGTCGACAGCGGCCAGATCGAAATTCTCGGCGGCGGATTCTACGAACCTATCCTCACGGCGATTCCCATCGACGACGCGCTCGAGCAACTCGATCTGATGAAGCAGTGGGCGAAAAAACGACTCGGCGCGAATATACGCGGCGCGTGGCTCACCGAGCGCATCTGGGAGCCGTCCCTACCCGTGCTGCTGGGCCAGGCGGGCGTGGAATTCACCATCGCCGACGAAACGCACTTTCGCTACGCCGGGATACCGAAAGAAAAGATCGCCGGCTACTTCGTCACCGAGCGGCACGGATATACGACGGCCGTGTTTCCGATCGATCGCGTGCTGCGTTACAAAATCCCCTTCGACCAGCCCGAGAACATCGCCGCGTATTTGCGCATGATGCTCGGACGATTCGCGGCGCCGGTGGCGACCTATGCCGACGACGGCGAGAAATTCGGCGTTTGGCCTGAAACGTACGAGTGGGTCTATGAAAAGAAGTGGTTGGAAAAATTCTTAATCGCCATCGAAGAGGCGGCCGATATCGAGACGGCCCACTTCGCCGACATCCTCGATAGCGAACGGCCGGCCGGCCGCATGTACATGCCGACTGCGAGTTACCATGAAATGACCGAATGGTCGCTGCCGGTCGACGCGGGCATTGAGCTTTCGAATATTACCGCGGCGGCCAAGCGCGACGGCTCCTGGGAGAGAATCGCGCCCTTTATTCGCGGCGGTTTCTGGGACAATTTCCTGGCGAAATACCCCGAGGCGAACCGCCTCCACAAACGAATGATTCGCGTATCGAACAAAACGCGTCGCGCCGCCGAAATAGAGGATTCCCCGAAAGCAAAACTGGCACGCCAACACTTGCTGCGCAGCCAGTGCAATTGCGCGTATTGGCATGGCCTGTTCGGCGGCCTATACCTCAACTATCTGCGCGACGGCGTGGCGCGCGAGATGTACCGCGCCGAAGTGTTGGCCGACGAAATTCTCGGCCTGCCCAACGTGGAAGTCGTCGATCATGACGCCGACGGCAACGACGAAGTCCTCGTGGAAACCGAGCACCTTTCCCTCGTCCTGATGCCGGCCTACGGCGCATCGGTCTACGAACTTGTCGACCGTCGAACCGGACACAACCTGACCGACGTGCTGGCCCGCCGTCGCGAAATTTATCACGACAAACTCACCGCGCCGCCGGTGTCCAACGGCCACCCCAAAAGCATCCACGACATCGTGCGGGTCAAGCAGGAGGGCCTAACCAGCCTGCTCTATTACGATTGGTACAACCGTTACAGCGCGCTGGACCACTTTCTCGCCCCCTGGTCCGATGCCGATACCTTTGCCACCAGCCGCTACGGGGAATTGGGAGACTTCGTCAATCAACCCTTCGAACTGGTCGGCACGAGCAAAACCAAGACCCGGATCGTGGTCGAAATGCGACGCCGGGGCGGGCTTTACGCCGACGGCGAAGTGCACCCGGTCATGTTGACCAAACGCTACCTGATCAGTACGACCGCCCCGAAGATGCAAATCGAAACGGTCATTGAGAATCTGGGCGGCCCGCTGGATGTTTATATCGTGCGGCAATGGAATCTCACGCTCCTGGCCGCCGACGCGCCTGATCGCTGGCTCGCCGTGGGCGATGACAGTTGGCTGATGAACACGCGCGGTACGATCGATTCCGTTCGGGAGTTTTCGGTTAACGATGCCTGGCGGGATCTCGCGGTGGAGTTTGTCGTCGGCGAACCGGCGGAGCTATGGCACTACCCGATCGAAACCGTCAGCCAAAGCGAGGGCGGGTTCGAGCGCACGTATCAGGGAACCGCGGTGGGCCTGGTCGATCGATTCCATATGGAAGAAAATGAAACGAAAACACTGACGCTGACCGCCTCGTTCGGCACGGTATTGAAACCGCGCAAGCCAAAACGAGTGAAGAATGGTTGAACTGCGAAAAGACCCGATCACCGGGCGATGGGTAATCATCGCCACCGACCGCGCGAAGCGTCCGATGGGCGTGGCGCTGCCGCCGGACTCGCCGAGTCCGGAAATTGATCCCTTTTTGCCGGGCAACGAATACCTCACACCGCCCGAGATTCTGCGCTATGCCGATGAATCGGGAAAGGCGCCGTGGGCACTGCGCGTGGTTCCCAACAAGTTCCCCGCCCTGAAGGTGGAAGGTGAGATCGAGCGCGAAGGAATCGGCCTCTACGACAAAATGTCGGGAATCGGCGCGCATGAAGTCGTGATCGAAACGCCGGATCCAGACAAACGGCTGGTCGACTACAACGAGCATGAGCTGGAATTGGTATTCAGCGCTTTCCGCGACCGCAGCCGCGACCTGCAGCGCGACGCGCGCCTGAAGTACGTGCTGGCGTTCAAGAACGAGGGCCGGTTGGCGGGCGCTACGCAGTTGCACGGCCACAGCCAATTGATCGCTCTGCCGATGGTGCCGAGCGTCGTCACTGAAGAACTGGAAGGCGCCGCCGATTATTACAGCTTCAAAGAACGAAATGTTTATCTCGACATCGTCAATCAGGAACTTCGCTACGGCGAGCGGCTGGTCACCGACAACCCCGACTTCGTGACCATCGCCCCCTTCGCCTCGCGTTTTCCTTTCGAATTGTGGATTCTGCCGCGCCGCTACGCGCCGTGCTTTCACGAGATTCGCGACGATCAAATCACCTTCCTGGCGAAGATCGTCTCGCACACGATGAAGCTGCTTGACCGCGCGTTGGGCGTATTCGCATTCAATTTCATCATCCACACTTCCCCCCTTCAAGATTGCCATCCGGCCTATTATCATTGGCACATTGAAATCACGCCGCGGTTGACTCAGCTCGGCGGGTTTGAGATAGGCACCGGGTACCATATCAACCCCACGCCGCCTGAGAAGGTGGCGGAGTATTTGCGAAAAACCAAATTGTAGGGAGTTGCCCATGCCCAACATGAAAGTCGTCGGCACCGGAATGTACGTGCCCGATCGCGTCGTCACCAACCACGATTTGGCCAAACTCATGGACACCAACGACGAGTGGATCATCCAGCGCACCGGCATTCGCGAGCGCCGTTACGTGCCGCCCGGAATGACCAGCGCCGACATGATCGAACAGGCCGCCCTAACGGCCATCAAGGAGGCCGGTATCGAGAAGGACGAAATCGAGGCCGTGGTCTCAGCCACGTTGAGCATGGACCACATGTTCCCGGGGATCGCACCTTTCGTGCAAGACCGCCTCGGGCTCAACGGCTGCGCCGTCGTCGATATTCGCAACCAATGCACCGGCTTTTTATACTCCCTGGCCATCGCCGACGCGTGGATCAAGACCGGACTGTACAAGACCATCCTGGTAACCGGCTCGGAAATCCACTCCACCGGCCTCGACTTCTCCACGCGCGGTCGCGACGTTTCCGTGATCTTCGGTGACGGCGCCGGCGTGTTCGTCGCCCAAGCCACCGACGGCCAGGACGGCCCCGGCGTGCTCGGCACCGACCTGCACGGGGACGGCAAATACGCCAAGGCCCTGTGGACCGAGGCCGAGGGTTCGGTGTTTCACCCGCGACTGACCCACAAGATGCTCGACGAGAAGCGCCTCTTCCCGCAGATGAAAGGGCAACTCGTGTTCGCCCATGCGATCCGCAAGCTGCCCGAATCCATGAAAACCGCTTGTGAGAAAGCGGGCCTGGGCATCCAAGATGTCGACTTCTGGGTCTTCCACCAAGCGAACCTGCGCATCAACGAGTTCGTCTGCCAGGGGCTGGATATTCCGTTGGACAAGACGCTCAACAACATCGATGTGTACGGCAACACCACCGCGGCCACCATGCCGATCGTGACCTACGAAGCCAAGAAAAAGGGCCTGATCAAGGACGGGTCGATTGTCGGCTTTGCCGCCTTCGGCGCCGGCTTCACCTGGGGCACGATCATCATGCGCTGGTAGGCTCAGGGGCCGTCGAAACCTTCCGGGAATGTCGCGTACCACAAACCGGCGACGCCGTGATACGTAACGTGAACATTGCCCTCGCCGTCCAACCCCAAGCTGGAGAACTCACCAACGTCACCGAATTGATCGATGGTCGTGTAGGACCACGTGCCGCTCTCGGTATGCACGTAGCGCAGCGTTTGCCCGTGGTGATACGTGATGTGCAAATCGCCGTCGGCGTCCACCGCGAGCGAGTTGTAGCCATCGCCCGACGTGGCGGTGTCGATCGTATCCGTGATCCACTCGCCCGAAGCGTTGGTGGCGTAGCGCAAGCCCGAGTACTTGTCGGGGCTCGCGGATTGGTAGTTGTAGATCACGTGAATCGCACCGCTCGGATCGAAATCGAAGGCCGACCACTTGCCGGAAAACACGCGGTCGTCGACCAGTTCGCTTTGCCACGTGCCGCCGACATTGTTGGCGTAGTAGATGTCGCCCGTGTAGTACATCAGATGCACGTTGCCGTCGCCGTCCACTCTCATCGACAGATACGCCGCTTGGTTGGTGCTCGCCACCGCCTGCCACGACCATTTACCGGCGAGTTGCCGGGCGTACATGACATTGCCGTTCAAGGCGTGATACGCGATATGTCGCGCGCCGTCCTCGTCGACCACGATCGCGGCATGCCCGCCCGTGGACGCAGCAGCGCCCAGCGGATCAACTTCCCACGCGCCCGAGCGATTCGTTGCGTAATGCACGTTATCCGATCCGGCCGCGCCGTAGACGATATGCGCGTAGCCGTCGGCATCCGTGTCGATCGCGCTGTTGTAACCGATAGAGATGCCCGCTTCGACAGGTTCGACCTGCCAGAAGCCCATCTTGTTTGTGGCGTAGGACAGTGCGTCGTTGCGGTCGTCGACGCGATAGCTGACGTGCACGTGGCCGTCGGCGTCGACCGCCATGGCTGATTCGCTTCCCGCATCGTAGCGCGGTGACGGATCGGCGGTGAGCCACACTCCGTAGTAGTTGCTTACCAAGGCGATTTCCGAGATGGAATAATCCTCGCGATAATCATTGGTCAACACCACGTAGACCCCGCCGTCCGCATCAACCGCGATGTCGGTCATGAAACTGTCGCCCCAGAGGTAGTCGATTTCCTCGAGCACCCAATCCTCGCCGTCCTTCGCGGCATAGGTCGCGTACGCTTCGTCCCGCGCTTCGTCCCGCATAAAACTCAAATGCGGTTGGCCACTCGTGTCTAAGGCAATGGCAATGCCGACACCGGAGAAAGTGGCCACGGTTTCGGTCTGCCAGTGACCGGCCGAGCCTCGCGCATATTTCGTTTGCAGCGCTTGATAGGCCAGATGCACGTCGCCGTCGCCGCTTACCGCGACGGCCCCGCCGCCGCTGCAATAGCCCAGTTCCTCACTCGCCCAGTCGCCGCCTTCGTCGTGGGCGTAGTAGCACGCGGTCTCCCGTTGATAGATGACGTGGCGCGTCCCTCCCGCGTCGAAGGCGATATCGAAACCGCGCTCGAAGTCGCAGGCCGCGTCGACTGGGTTCACATCCCACTCATCGCCCTTGTCGACGGCAGCGAGCAAACCGCTTCCCTCTTCGTAAAAGAGCACGGTCGGTAAGCCGTTCGGCGCCAGCGCAAGCCGCACGAATTCGCTCGGCGCGTACGCCTCGGTAACGGGTGCGAGACTCCAGGTTCCGGCCTCGTCGGTGCCGTACAAGAGTTGGCCGGCAATGTCCTCGACAAGCGCCACGTGCAACACGCCGTGCTCATCCATCACTACGCTGGGCGCGCCCGCCGGGGTGTGAATCGATTCGGTCAGGATGGATTTGCGTTGCGTGCCCACCAGCGCCGCGCCGCGGAATTTGCCCGTGGCAATCAGGATGTCGTCCGGCGCGACGCTCACAAGCGTGATGTCTTTCCCGTCGGGATAGCCGCCGTCGATCCACTCGATACTCAAATCGCTGAGTTTTCCGGCAGTCGTATCGTCATCATCGTCGTTGTCGTCGTTGTCGTCGTCATCATCGTCGTCATTGTCATCGTCGTCATTATCGTCATTGTCGTCGTCATCATTGTCGTCATCATCGTCATCATCGTCGTCGTCATCGTCGCCGCCCAGCAAACCGTAACCCTGCGGAAACACCAAGTGCCACAGCGAACCTTCGCGATGGTTGCTCACGTGCAGGTTCCCGGCGCCATCGATCGCCAGGTCTAGATAGGATGAGATGTAATCGGCTGGATCCAACGTCGCCGTCTGCCAAGCGCCGTTCTCGTTCGATCCGTACACAATCAGGTCGCTGTCCGAATCGTAAAAGACGATATGCGCGGCGCCGTCGGCGTCGAGCACCAAGCCGTGATACCGCCAAACAAAGGGATAGTACGCCGCCGTCTCGACGGTCCATTGATCGGCTTCTTTCACGGCGTACGCGAATCCGCTGTCGTGTGGATGAACGAACAATAGGTGCGGCTGACCAAGTGGCGTCACCGCCAGCGACACACCGCCGTTGGGAACCCCGACGTTCTCGTAGACAACTTCCGTTTGCCACTCGCCCGCGGCGTTCGTGGCGTACATGATTTGCTCGGATTCGTCGTCGACGTATCCAATATGGACAACGCCTGCGGCGTCAATCGCCAGCTCCAGCTCGTGGCAATAGTAGCCGAGCATGCCGATCGCTTCGGTGTTCCAATGGCCGGAGCGGTTCGTGGTGTATTTCAGATCCTCGGTATCGCCACCGTGGAACGCGATGTGAGCGTAGCCGTCGGCGTCCAGTTTCATATCGGCGCAGCCGCCCTGACCGCCAAGCAACGTAACGT
The DNA window shown above is from Candidatus Lernaella stagnicola and carries:
- a CDS encoding DUF1926 domain-containing protein — its product is MNKKVRLTFGLHNHQPVGNFGHVMIESFEKCYRPLLEKLAEHPTIKASLHYSGCLLEWMEANHPEYIDTLAAMVDSGQIEILGGGFYEPILTAIPIDDALEQLDLMKQWAKKRLGANIRGAWLTERIWEPSLPVLLGQAGVEFTIADETHFRYAGIPKEKIAGYFVTERHGYTTAVFPIDRVLRYKIPFDQPENIAAYLRMMLGRFAAPVATYADDGEKFGVWPETYEWVYEKKWLEKFLIAIEEAADIETAHFADILDSERPAGRMYMPTASYHEMTEWSLPVDAGIELSNITAAAKRDGSWERIAPFIRGGFWDNFLAKYPEANRLHKRMIRVSNKTRRAAEIEDSPKAKLARQHLLRSQCNCAYWHGLFGGLYLNYLRDGVAREMYRAEVLADEILGLPNVEVVDHDADGNDEVLVETEHLSLVLMPAYGASVYELVDRRTGHNLTDVLARRREIYHDKLTAPPVSNGHPKSIHDIVRVKQEGLTSLLYYDWYNRYSALDHFLAPWSDADTFATSRYGELGDFVNQPFELVGTSKTKTRIVVEMRRRGGLYADGEVHPVMLTKRYLISTTAPKMQIETVIENLGGPLDVYIVRQWNLTLLAADAPDRWLAVGDDSWLMNTRGTIDSVREFSVNDAWRDLAVEFVVGEPAELWHYPIETVSQSEGGFERTYQGTAVGLVDRFHMEENETKTLTLTASFGTVLKPRKPKRVKNG
- a CDS encoding DUF4921 family protein, which codes for MVELRKDPITGRWVIIATDRAKRPMGVALPPDSPSPEIDPFLPGNEYLTPPEILRYADESGKAPWALRVVPNKFPALKVEGEIEREGIGLYDKMSGIGAHEVVIETPDPDKRLVDYNEHELELVFSAFRDRSRDLQRDARLKYVLAFKNEGRLAGATQLHGHSQLIALPMVPSVVTEELEGAADYYSFKERNVYLDIVNQELRYGERLVTDNPDFVTIAPFASRFPFELWILPRRYAPCFHEIRDDQITFLAKIVSHTMKLLDRALGVFAFNFIIHTSPLQDCHPAYYHWHIEITPRLTQLGGFEIGTGYHINPTPPEKVAEYLRKTKL
- a CDS encoding glycoside hydrolase family 57 protein, which produces MTQPLRVAFLWHMHQPYYLDDPTGDILLPWVRLHATKAYHDMNAMLTRHPEMACTINVVPSLLAQISAYGERDDLDDTFLRLSRTSAADLTEEERRFVLRYFFMSNWDTMVRRHPGYARLLDRRGHNVYDDTIDRAVKLFSTQDLRDLQVWFNLSWFGFTAQRDKRIAPLIRKGTGFSEVEKALVLDVQAEIVNQIIPAWKKLLEDGRVEISTTPMYHPILPILVGSEVVRRSMPNARLPGEFAFPADAKAQIDRGVAYYTELFGQAPAGMWPSEGSVCPELIPFWSEAGLKWVATDEAVLFRSLGGAPRSALFEPYIARHGETEVAVFFRDRYLSDLIGFTYAKNDPSTAVADFIGHLSRIQQSAPGGTVSIILDGENPWEYYPDGGERFLDLLYSQLVADTRFRPVSLRQALDEHPPRKTIDRLHSGSWINADFGIWIGGREENQGWALIDRTRSHLVERQQSGGVDEKTLAAAFEQLYQAEGSDWFWWYDDDFTSDNDADFDHLFRQKLANAHRALGETPPHYLEEPIHVTRREVLVSMPLALIQPEIDGKVTHFYEWADAGALDLSKARGSMHLSKSLLDGLYFGFDTERFYLRLDPSAELLGFSADLEIRVHFVNKREWQIRLPLVLAEGAPRHFSLWEPDSEGSWRLVGNEGKVGAFDVVEIAVPTSLLNWEVGEKIGFVVQIVKGDVEEDRFPKNGRISVTIPDAGYDSVNWSV
- a CDS encoding beta-ketoacyl-ACP synthase III — its product is MPNMKVVGTGMYVPDRVVTNHDLAKLMDTNDEWIIQRTGIRERRYVPPGMTSADMIEQAALTAIKEAGIEKDEIEAVVSATLSMDHMFPGIAPFVQDRLGLNGCAVVDIRNQCTGFLYSLAIADAWIKTGLYKTILVTGSEIHSTGLDFSTRGRDVSVIFGDGAGVFVAQATDGQDGPGVLGTDLHGDGKYAKALWTEAEGSVFHPRLTHKMLDEKRLFPQMKGQLVFAHAIRKLPESMKTACEKAGLGIQDVDFWVFHQANLRINEFVCQGLDIPLDKTLNNIDVYGNTTAATMPIVTYEAKKKGLIKDGSIVGFAAFGAGFTWGTIIMRW